A region from the Benincasa hispida cultivar B227 chromosome 12, ASM972705v1, whole genome shotgun sequence genome encodes:
- the LOC120068131 gene encoding plasmodesmata-located protein 2-like — translation MGFHSRPFLFFYFFFLLLFIVYLASQVESGSDYTTLVYKGCAKQGFSDPNGVYSQALAALFGSLVSQSAKGSKFFKTTSGTAQTAITGLFQCRGDLSNSDCYNCVSKLPELADSLCGRTIAARVQLSGCYLLYEFPGFVQISGFEMLYKACGATNIAGSGFEERRDTGLSVLENGVVSGHGFYTTNYQSLYVLAQCEGDLGDSDCGECVKHAVQKAQVECGSSISGQVYLHKCFISYSYYPNGVPKRSSSPSSSSSSSYSSPPSGMGQNTGKTVAVILGGAAGVGFLVICLLFIRNLKKKHDDY, via the exons ATGGGTTTTCACTCCAGACCCTTCTTgttcttctacttcttcttcctcctcctgtTTATTGTTTATCTTGCTAGTCAGGTTGAATCTGGTTCTGATTACACCACATTAGTCTACAAGGGCTGCGCCAAACAAGGATTCTCAGATCCAAATGGCGTTTACTCACAAGCCTTGGCTGCTTTGTTTGGCTCTTTAGTTTCACAATCTGCCAAAGGCTCAAAGTTCTTCAAAACCACCTCCGGCACCGCCCAAACCGCCATCACCGGCCTTTTCCAATGCCGAGGGGATCTCAGCAACTCCGATTGCTATAACTGTGTAAGTAAGCTGCCGGAATTGGCCGATAGTCTGTGCGGCAGAACTATTGCCGCTAGAGTTCAACTCTCAGGCTGCTATTTGTTGTATGAGTTTCCTGGGTTTGTTCAGATTTCAGGGTTTGAAATGCTGTATAAAGCTTGTGGGGCTACGAACATTGCTGGAAGTGGGTTTGAAGAGAGGAGGGACACGGGTTTGTCTGTGTTGGAGAATGGAGTGGTGAGTGGCCATGGATTTTACACTACTAACTATCAATCTCTGTATGTGTTGGCACAATGTGAGGGAGATTTAGGGGATTCAGATTGTGGTGAGTGTGTGAAGCATGCTGTGCAGAAAGCTCAAGTTGAATGTGGAAGCTCAATTTCAGGGCAAGTTTATTTGCATAAGTGCTTTATCAGCTACAGTTATTACCCAAATGGGGTTCCAAAGAGATCTTCCtctccttcatcttcttcatcatcatcatattCTTCACCACCATCAG GGATGGGGCAAAACACAGGGAAGACAGTGGCTGTGATATTAGGAGGGGCAGCAGGAGTGGGATTTCTGGTCATTTGCTTGcttttcattagaaatttgaagaagaaacatgATG ATTATTGA
- the LOC120068132 gene encoding mitochondrial import receptor subunit TOM9-2-like, which produces MASRGNKRPSITNGDDNLGVLSRVSRSVSDSQIVRRAKSTASDAAFVTQKLLRSTGKAAWIAGTTFLILVVPLIIEMDREQQFNELEMQQASLLGTPATAASK; this is translated from the coding sequence ATGGCGTCTCGGGGTAATAAGCGACCTTCTATCACCAATGGCGATGACAATTTAGGCGTCCTGTCTAGGGTTTCCCGTTCCGTTTCCGATTCCCAAATCGTCCGACGGGCGAAGAGCACAGCTTCCGACGCTGCCTTCGTTACTCAAAAACTCCTCCGTAGCACCGGCAAAGCTGCTTGGATTGCTGGGACGACTTTTCTCATCTTGGTGGTGCCACTAATTATTGAGATGGATCGCGAACAGCAGTTCAATGAGCTCGAGATGCAGCAGGCGAGTTTACTTGGTACTCCGGCCACCGCCGCTTCTAAATGA